One region of Candidatus Epulonipiscium sp. genomic DNA includes:
- a CDS encoding EpsG family protein, giving the protein MWLYYFLAIYILSCAIFIFSISNMKKGRYVYIVLTMGLFAILTMFRSEQVGNDTQAYIRLFNSISSGVEMSFYAKRYEIGFLYLNKVLSLISNNYQIIFVVSGAYIYFAYGRLIYKHSNMVWLSVFLFFTMRNFDLSMSGIRQMLALATVSISYEYIVDKKPFKFLCTVLLATSFHTVSIIFFLAYPLSKFKLTKRFLFTVMVTSAGIYILFIPILKVALSIFPRYSYYLNGTYLDGEARIATIISLTITALMLIISEILNHRFVYKNNSLRRYTIISHKTGEDDVQAVFLLIAYAFLLISLRGTILSRFTNIYSIFAIIYYPNAIAKMKNNKGKLLIIFITVVIFFCYSTMINLLRPEWQSTYPYLFYWNK; this is encoded by the coding sequence ATGTGGTTATACTATTTTTTAGCAATATATATACTATCATGTGCAATTTTTATCTTTTCAATAAGTAATATGAAAAAAGGGCGATATGTATATATTGTATTGACTATGGGTTTGTTTGCTATTCTTACTATGTTTAGATCTGAACAAGTTGGAAATGATACACAAGCTTACATTAGACTTTTTAACTCTATATCGTCAGGTGTGGAGATGTCATTTTATGCGAAAAGATATGAGATTGGATTTTTATATTTAAACAAAGTGTTAAGTCTAATATCAAACAATTATCAAATTATCTTTGTTGTTTCAGGAGCATATATTTATTTTGCATATGGAAGATTAATATATAAGCATTCTAATATGGTTTGGTTAAGTGTGTTTTTGTTCTTTACAATGAGAAACTTTGATTTATCTATGAGTGGAATTAGACAGATGTTGGCGTTGGCTACTGTATCAATAAGTTATGAATATATAGTAGATAAAAAACCATTTAAATTTTTATGTACCGTTTTATTAGCTACATCATTTCACACTGTTTCTATTATATTTTTCTTAGCATATCCTTTATCAAAGTTTAAGCTTACAAAAAGATTTCTTTTTACAGTTATGGTCACATCTGCTGGTATATATATTTTATTTATTCCAATATTAAAAGTTGCGTTATCAATATTTCCAAGATATAGTTACTATTTAAATGGAACCTATTTAGATGGAGAAGCGCGGATTGCCACGATAATTTCTTTGACAATTACTGCACTTATGTTAATTATATCAGAAATATTAAATCATAGATTTGTATATAAAAACAACTCTTTGAGAAGATATACGATTATTTCACATAAAACAGGGGAGGATGATGTGCAAGCTGTCTTTCTATTGATTGCATATGCATTTTTACTTATTTCTTTAAGGGGAACTATTCTTAGTAGATTTACAAACATTTACAGCATCTTCGCTATAATTTATTATCCAAATGCTATTGCAAAAATGAAAAACAATAAAGGGAAATTACTAATTATTTTCATTACAGTAGTTATATTTTTTTGCTACTCTACAATGATAAATTTACTTAGGCCGGAGTGGCAGAGCACATATCCGTATTTGTTTTATTGGAACAAATAA
- a CDS encoding oligosaccharide flippase family protein, with product MNNNKYKTLLSNTVVFAIGNILVKLVSFFLMPLYTSQLTVEQYGIAELLNSSIQIILPVATLCVIDALFRFSIDEDAEHEKMMSTSINLIMKSFIIVLVVCIVFYLFSGYQYTAYFYLLFVATTLHKLFSQFARGIGHIKRFVASGVINTLTLVVMNVILLVVFNGGVGSYLISLIISFFVAAMFSFFASKEYLYINIKAIDKKLLKKMLLFSIPNIPNMLSWWVNNISSRYVIMFFCGAGMAGMFTAATKIPSMINLFVLIFQQAWQYSTAKEIQNDDSKVFFSRVLTYYSGFVFLICSALIILIPYLARLILQGDFYVAWKYVPLLLVAATLGAFSTYFGTFYIAIKNNIMAMTSTGIGATINIVLNLILVPFIGVYGALISSVVGYLIITIIRMIDTRKHISLNINYKFFFIRFALLLTQSIILTAEIPFAKTFTLICFIIMIIIHLNLIGIIIKKIYNIIN from the coding sequence ATGAATAATAACAAATACAAAACTCTTTTATCTAATACTGTAGTATTTGCTATAGGAAATATTTTGGTTAAACTAGTGTCTTTCTTTTTAATGCCCCTGTATACTTCGCAACTAACGGTAGAACAATATGGTATTGCAGAGCTTTTAAATAGTTCAATACAGATTATATTACCTGTAGCTACATTATGTGTTATAGATGCTTTATTTCGTTTTTCTATTGACGAAGATGCAGAACATGAAAAAATGATGTCTACATCCATTAACTTGATTATGAAAAGTTTTATTATAGTATTGGTAGTATGTATTGTTTTTTATTTATTTAGTGGCTACCAATATACAGCTTACTTTTATTTGTTGTTCGTTGCAACAACGCTTCATAAGCTGTTTTCACAATTTGCCAGGGGGATAGGGCATATTAAACGTTTTGTAGCAAGTGGTGTTATTAATACTTTAACATTAGTTGTTATGAATGTTATTCTACTTGTAGTATTTAATGGTGGAGTTGGGTCTTATCTTATCTCATTAATAATATCATTTTTTGTTGCGGCTATGTTCTCTTTTTTCGCATCAAAAGAATATTTATATATTAATATAAAAGCTATTGATAAGAAGTTACTAAAAAAGATGTTGCTATTTAGTATACCTAATATCCCCAATATGCTTTCTTGGTGGGTTAATAATATTTCTAGTCGTTATGTTATAATGTTCTTTTGTGGTGCAGGAATGGCAGGTATGTTTACCGCTGCTACTAAGATACCATCTATGATTAATCTATTTGTATTAATATTCCAACAAGCATGGCAGTACTCTACAGCAAAAGAAATACAAAATGATGACAGTAAGGTTTTCTTTTCAAGGGTACTGACATATTATTCAGGATTTGTATTTCTAATCTGTTCCGCATTAATAATATTAATACCATATTTAGCCAGACTTATTTTGCAAGGTGATTTTTATGTTGCATGGAAATATGTACCGTTATTACTAGTAGCTGCAACTCTAGGAGCTTTTTCGACATACTTTGGAACTTTTTATATCGCTATAAAAAATAATATTATGGCAATGACTTCAACAGGTATAGGTGCGACTATAAATATTGTCTTAAATCTTATTTTGGTTCCTTTTATTGGTGTATATGGTGCATTGATTTCTAGTGTTGTTGGTTATCTAATTATAACAATAATTAGAATGATTGATACTAGAAAACACATATCGCTTAACATTAACTATAAATTTTTCTTTATCAGATTCGCTCTTTTATTAACTCAATCAATAATTCTGACTGCAGAGATTCCCTTTGCCAAAACTTTTACACTTATATGTTTTATTATTATGATTATAATTCATTTAAATCTAATAGGTATTATCATAAAAAAGATATACAATATTATAAACTAG
- the aepY gene encoding phosphonopyruvate decarboxylase gives MEVEAFLKVLKSSFFAGVPDSQLKPLCDYLMNTYGISKNHIIAMNEGNAVALAAGYHLSTGKIPCVYLQNSGLGNIINPVASLLNDKVYGIPCVFVIGWRGEPDVHDEPQHVFQGEITLKTLETVNIEYLVLDKNTTELQLENKIDDFKMLLDQGKSVAFVVKKGGLTYDQSLEYKNSNTELREELIDTIIEAANEDIIVSTTGKTSREVFEIREKNKQSHQYDFLTVGSMGHSSTIALGIALNKPNTKIWCIDGDGAALMHMGAMALIGAKSPQNYIHVLINNGAHESVGGQPTVADHVNFGPIALGCGYKAVYKANDKQELKSILNKINNQPGPILIEVKSAIGSRDNLGRPTTTPIENKIAFMDYLKGCD, from the coding sequence ATTGAAGTGGAAGCTTTTTTAAAAGTTTTAAAAAGTAGCTTTTTCGCAGGAGTCCCAGACTCCCAGCTTAAGCCACTATGTGACTATTTAATGAATACATATGGCATATCCAAAAACCATATCATTGCTATGAATGAAGGAAATGCTGTAGCCTTAGCAGCTGGTTATCATTTATCCACTGGTAAAATTCCATGTGTTTATCTTCAAAACAGTGGATTAGGAAACATCATTAATCCAGTTGCCTCATTGCTAAACGATAAGGTATATGGCATACCATGTGTTTTTGTAATCGGTTGGAGAGGTGAACCTGATGTTCATGATGAACCCCAACATGTATTTCAAGGCGAGATTACATTAAAGACATTAGAAACTGTGAATATTGAATATTTAGTCCTAGATAAAAATACAACAGAACTACAGTTAGAAAATAAAATAGATGACTTTAAAATGCTACTTGACCAAGGTAAAAGTGTAGCTTTTGTAGTTAAAAAGGGCGGATTGACCTATGACCAAAGTCTGGAATATAAGAATTCTAACACTGAACTACGTGAAGAGCTTATTGATACGATTATAGAAGCAGCTAACGAAGATATTATTGTTTCAACAACAGGTAAAACATCTAGGGAAGTATTTGAGATTAGAGAAAAGAACAAACAATCTCATCAATACGATTTTCTAACAGTAGGTAGTATGGGACATAGTTCAACGATTGCATTAGGTATAGCTTTAAACAAACCTAATACAAAAATATGGTGCATCGATGGTGATGGTGCCGCATTAATGCATATGGGGGCTATGGCACTAATAGGAGCTAAATCTCCCCAAAACTATATTCATGTATTGATTAATAACGGAGCACATGAATCTGTAGGAGGACAACCAACGGTTGCAGACCATGTTAACTTTGGACCAATTGCTTTAGGGTGTGGTTACAAAGCTGTATATAAAGCGAATGATAAGCAAGAGTTAAAATCCATATTAAATAAGATTAACAATCAACCAGGACCAATACTTATTGAAGTAAAGTCTGCGATAGGCTCTAGAGATAACCTTGGTAGGCCTACCACAACACCAATTGAAAATAAGATAGCCTTTATGGATTATCTAAAGGGGTGCGATTAG
- the aepX gene encoding phosphoenolpyruvate mutase, with the protein MKALILNSGLGRRMGELTSEHPKCMTKISENETILSRQLKQLADCNITEVIITTGPFEQTLINYCKSLNLPLEYTFVNNPIYDKTNYIYSIYLAREYLTDDLLLMHGDLIFDNIVLNKVIENKTSCMTVSSTLELPEKDFKAVIKEEIIKKVGIEFFDHAMAAQPLYKLLKRDWQIWLGRIISFCEKGQVSCYAENALNEVTKQCQIHPLDVKDMLCNEVDHLEDLIIVKERLKELKMKTVYMSFSTDIIHGGHIKIINEAAKLGQVIIGVLCDEAVASYKRFPILSYNEREEIIRNIKGVYKTVPQTTLSYADNLREYKPDYVVHGDDWKTGFQSAIRDEVIEILKEFGGELVEFPYANDDTYKILEQQSRAQLSIPDIRRGRLRKLLEMKKTVSILEAHSGITGLIAENTTILQDGKAYQFDGMWVSSLCDSTAKGKPDIELVDMSSRMRTIDDIMEVTTKPIILDGDTGGQIEHFVYNIRTLERVGVSAVIIEDKTGLKKNSLFGNEVEQTQDSIEGFCAKITAGKRALKTKEFMLIARIESLILEQGMEDALERAFAYVAAGADGIMIHSRKKDPSEIFEFCQKFRGQDKTTPLVVVPTSFNEVTEEEFSEHGVNIIIYANQLTRSGFPAMQEVAKTILTHHRAKEADDMCMSIKDILTLIPEDY; encoded by the coding sequence ATGAAAGCTTTAATATTAAACTCAGGTTTAGGTAGAAGGATGGGAGAGTTAACAAGCGAACATCCTAAATGTATGACTAAAATCTCTGAAAATGAAACAATCCTAAGCCGTCAATTAAAGCAGTTAGCAGATTGTAATATTACTGAAGTTATTATTACAACAGGTCCATTTGAGCAGACATTAATTAATTACTGTAAATCACTTAACTTGCCTTTAGAGTACACATTTGTAAATAATCCAATATATGATAAAACCAATTATATCTATTCCATTTACCTAGCACGAGAGTATCTTACTGATGATTTGTTACTAATGCATGGTGACTTGATTTTTGATAATATAGTCCTTAACAAAGTAATTGAAAATAAAACAAGCTGTATGACAGTAAGCTCAACGCTTGAATTACCAGAAAAAGATTTTAAAGCAGTCATAAAAGAAGAAATAATAAAAAAGGTAGGGATTGAATTTTTTGATCATGCAATGGCGGCTCAGCCTTTATATAAACTGTTAAAAAGGGATTGGCAAATATGGCTTGGGCGTATCATTTCTTTTTGTGAAAAAGGGCAAGTATCGTGCTATGCAGAAAACGCATTAAATGAAGTAACGAAACAGTGCCAAATACACCCACTAGATGTAAAAGATATGTTATGCAATGAAGTGGATCATTTAGAGGACCTTATAATTGTCAAAGAAAGACTAAAGGAGTTAAAGATGAAAACAGTATATATGAGTTTTAGTACGGACATTATCCATGGGGGGCATATTAAGATTATTAATGAGGCTGCAAAGCTAGGACAAGTAATCATTGGTGTTTTATGTGACGAGGCAGTAGCTAGTTATAAGCGTTTTCCTATTCTATCATATAATGAACGGGAAGAAATAATTCGTAATATAAAAGGAGTATATAAAACAGTTCCACAAACTACCCTTAGTTATGCTGATAATCTTAGAGAATATAAGCCTGATTATGTGGTACACGGTGATGATTGGAAAACTGGTTTTCAAAGTGCTATTAGGGATGAAGTTATAGAAATTCTTAAAGAATTTGGTGGAGAGCTTGTAGAATTCCCTTATGCTAATGATGATACATATAAAATATTAGAACAGCAATCAAGAGCACAACTTTCTATCCCTGATATTAGACGTGGAAGGCTTAGAAAGCTTTTAGAAATGAAAAAGACAGTCAGTATTCTAGAGGCACATAGTGGAATCACGGGCTTAATTGCAGAAAATACAACAATCCTGCAAGATGGAAAGGCCTATCAGTTTGACGGTATGTGGGTTTCTAGCCTTTGTGACTCAACTGCAAAAGGTAAACCAGATATTGAGCTTGTTGATATGTCCTCCCGTATGCGAACCATTGATGATATTATGGAAGTGACAACAAAGCCTATTATTCTTGATGGGGATACAGGGGGGCAAATAGAACACTTTGTTTATAACATCCGTACATTGGAACGAGTAGGGGTATCAGCTGTTATAATAGAAGATAAGACGGGACTTAAGAAAAACTCCCTATTTGGTAATGAAGTAGAGCAGACTCAAGATAGCATCGAAGGCTTTTGTGCAAAGATTACTGCAGGTAAACGTGCCCTTAAAACAAAAGAATTTATGCTAATTGCTAGAATTGAAAGTTTAATATTAGAGCAGGGTATGGAGGATGCTTTAGAAAGGGCCTTCGCTTATGTAGCTGCAGGTGCGGATGGAATTATGATTCATTCCCGTAAAAAAGACCCAAGTGAGATTTTTGAATTTTGTCAGAAATTTAGGGGGCAAGATAAAACAACTCCACTTGTGGTTGTGCCAACATCCTTTAATGAGGTTACAGAAGAGGAATTTTCAGAACATGGAGTTAATATCATAATCTATGCAAACCAACTTACCAGAAGTGGATTCCCTGCAATGCAAGAAGTTGCAAAGACTATTTTGACACACCACAGGGCAAAAGAAGCCGATGATATGTGTATGTCCATTAAAGATATATTAACCTTAATACCAGAAGACTATTAA
- a CDS encoding phosphonoacetaldehyde reductase, whose amino-acid sequence MTYKPFCDTEITFSNKGELMQKIMSLDVANVVLVMSESSALRWNMTDFINKLKTRCESIDGIFTWIKTVPANPTQKDVIESLKQVGNSKVETIIAFGGGSGIDLAKGISAFYNIEKNENYTIDEITDSIKNKTYPGDALIHIIAVPTTAGTGSEVTQWATIWDENGDSKFSIDHPMLKPRLAIISPDLTLSVPAEMTLATGLDAMCQAIESYWSKHTTPVVQEIAYRAVELVIQHLRQAVEEPDDIVARERLCRASVLAGLAFSQTRTTACHSISYPLTMLYNVPHGLAASITLDAVGKINKGHFANDDLLFGLFEQYGGIMNWIDSVCESVIEMRLSAFGINERDIVLIIEKAFTGGRMDNNPVDLGKDDVEEILKSIM is encoded by the coding sequence ATGACTTACAAACCATTTTGTGATACTGAGATTACATTTTCTAATAAAGGTGAGTTAATGCAAAAGATCATGTCGTTAGATGTGGCTAATGTAGTGTTAGTTATGAGTGAATCATCAGCACTAAGATGGAACATGACTGATTTTATTAATAAGCTAAAGACAAGGTGTGAATCAATAGATGGTATATTTACATGGATAAAAACTGTCCCTGCCAATCCAACACAAAAAGATGTTATCGAATCCTTAAAACAAGTTGGGAATAGTAAGGTTGAGACAATCATTGCTTTTGGCGGTGGAAGTGGTATAGATCTAGCAAAAGGAATCAGTGCATTTTATAATATCGAAAAAAATGAAAACTATACAATAGATGAGATTACAGATAGCATAAAAAATAAGACATACCCAGGGGATGCACTAATCCATATTATTGCTGTCCCAACAACAGCAGGAACAGGATCAGAGGTTACCCAATGGGCTACAATATGGGATGAAAACGGAGATAGTAAGTTTTCCATTGATCATCCCATGCTTAAGCCTAGGCTAGCTATTATATCACCAGACTTAACACTGTCCGTACCTGCTGAAATGACACTTGCTACTGGACTTGACGCAATGTGCCAAGCTATAGAATCCTACTGGTCCAAGCATACAACACCCGTAGTTCAAGAAATTGCATATAGAGCTGTAGAGCTAGTGATACAACATCTAAGGCAAGCTGTAGAAGAACCAGATGATATTGTGGCTAGGGAGAGGCTCTGTAGGGCTTCGGTGTTGGCGGGACTAGCATTTTCGCAAACGAGAACAACAGCATGCCATTCCATATCTTACCCACTTACAATGCTATATAATGTACCACATGGACTAGCAGCATCTATTACTTTAGATGCAGTTGGTAAGATAAACAAAGGGCATTTTGCAAACGATGATCTGCTATTTGGATTATTTGAACAATATGGTGGCATTATGAATTGGATAGATAGTGTATGTGAAAGTGTCATAGAAATGAGGCTATCTGCATTTGGTATAAATGAAAGGGATATTGTACTGATTATAGAAAAAGCATTTACAGGGGGTAGAATGGATAATAATCCTGTAGATTTAGGGAAGGACGATGTGGAAGAGATACTTAAATCTATTATGTAA
- a CDS encoding glycoside hydrolase, translated as MDINQRIHINQLGYRPKDKKVVICSEMDGTFYIVNEKNNETVYEGILSAGELDPSSKDKIYKGDFSSLEKHGSYYVLIPTSGKSYPFEIGDKVYTEVKKALLKGLYFQRCGMELEEKHAGKWKHEACHLVDGIVYGHKDKTICATGGWHDAGDYGRYTVPGALSAADLMITYRLFPEKIKDVINIPESGNAVPDILNECRYELEWLLKMQDKDSGGVYHKLTTAKFVDLDMMPCGYVPKLIFSPISDSATGDFAAVMAMAYDTYSTFDPDFSNQCLAAALRAFEYLQNKKSLTEYKNPPGIMTGEYGDKVIIDELAWAAAQLYRVTGEDKYHQVFRNCYSSIGCELGWADISGMAKLTYLLTSPELVDKKIYTYIKNEWISTADRYLGICSRDGYGIGLEPDEYLWGSNMTVANIGRHLIIANILEPNSDYVSGAQNHLHYLLGRNSLNQCFITGFGSKPILNPHHRPSVADGITKPVPGLLSGGPNKGLHDDYAKNHLMGLPPAKCFADHEDSYSTNEVAIYWNTPALFLAAYFD; from the coding sequence ATGGATATCAATCAAAGGATACATATTAACCAGTTAGGTTATAGGCCAAAGGATAAAAAGGTCGTAATATGCAGTGAAATGGATGGAACCTTTTATATCGTCAATGAAAAAAATAATGAAACCGTATATGAAGGTATATTATCGGCAGGTGAGTTGGATCCTTCCAGTAAAGATAAAATATATAAAGGAGATTTTTCTTCCTTAGAAAAACATGGAAGCTATTATGTTTTGATCCCTACATCTGGCAAATCCTATCCTTTTGAAATTGGTGATAAGGTGTATACAGAGGTTAAAAAGGCTCTCCTTAAAGGCCTATACTTTCAAAGGTGCGGCATGGAACTAGAAGAAAAACATGCTGGAAAGTGGAAACATGAGGCATGCCATTTGGTAGACGGTATAGTATATGGTCACAAAGACAAAACAATATGTGCCACAGGGGGCTGGCACGATGCCGGGGACTATGGAAGATATACAGTGCCCGGCGCCTTATCTGCTGCGGATCTTATGATAACGTATAGACTTTTTCCAGAAAAAATAAAAGACGTGATAAATATCCCAGAAAGCGGAAATGCTGTTCCCGATATACTCAATGAATGTAGATATGAATTAGAATGGCTTTTAAAAATGCAGGATAAAGATAGTGGAGGCGTTTATCATAAACTGACAACTGCCAAATTCGTTGATCTTGATATGATGCCTTGTGGGTATGTGCCCAAACTAATATTTTCTCCTATTTCTGATAGTGCCACTGGGGATTTTGCTGCAGTTATGGCGATGGCATATGACACCTACAGCACCTTTGATCCCGACTTTTCGAACCAATGTCTTGCAGCAGCTTTGAGGGCCTTTGAGTACCTCCAAAACAAAAAATCATTAACAGAATATAAAAATCCTCCTGGGATTATGACAGGAGAATACGGAGATAAAGTTATCATAGACGAACTTGCCTGGGCGGCAGCTCAGTTGTATAGGGTAACTGGGGAAGATAAGTATCATCAGGTTTTTAGAAATTGCTATTCTTCTATTGGGTGTGAGCTGGGCTGGGCAGATATTAGCGGTATGGCAAAATTAACCTATTTGCTCACATCCCCTGAACTAGTGGACAAAAAAATATATACATACATTAAAAATGAATGGATTAGTACCGCTGACCGATATCTTGGTATATGTTCTAGGGATGGATATGGCATTGGTCTAGAACCTGATGAATACCTATGGGGAAGCAATATGACAGTAGCAAACATAGGAAGGCACCTGATCATTGCGAATATCCTAGAACCTAATAGCGATTATGTTAGCGGGGCACAAAATCATCTTCATTACTTGTTGGGAAGAAATAGCCTTAATCAATGCTTTATAACTGGATTTGGCTCAAAGCCCATACTCAACCCCCATCATAGACCGTCCGTAGCAGATGGGATAACTAAACCAGTACCTGGATTACTGTCAGGAGGCCCCAACAAAGGATTGCATGATGATTATGCAAAGAATCATCTTATGGGACTCCCCCCTGCTAAATGCTTTGCAGATCACGAAGATTCCTATTCAACCAATGAAGTTGCAATATACTGGAATACCCCAGCATTGTTCTTGGCGGCATACTTCGATTAA
- a CDS encoding O-antigen ligase family protein, protein MKNRIESFIHVVLILLLPFMFYIHVSGSPVNISLGDIFFPLAGLLVIIHFKRLLDKKRWLYIFYFLGLILSLFLSHVFVQRNEGILSIPYMGMIMEIVKTAIVGGYFYIAYMFIKDSRKYQLALYTLSIGSIPVGIIAMGAYISHLLEKPFFIKTFALEGYSGRVVGTFEDPNLYAFYLIMIFYISLWNSRIIRNKLASFGMILISGFSVILLVMTMSRSGWVAFGLSLVIFVLINIKHITKQSIGAVLVILCIVFIGVHIDYSIHGGKIVKTVMDRVENSLMQGEEVDRFQLTKAALKMGNDNFLFGIGKGNFPLNSYIYLGEDNVNYKNQYIPHNTLVGTYAQQGIVGLVIFLILPLYILYKMFKSKRKQNLYMFPLLIGFLVQSFAINVENVRFVWFLLGLLLAGTELDKDIEINESKKRQGRSYWIGLVILSAILIALYINAARYIYVNIAAYRGNIIEKTVSVPQRGIYTLSFDIQTNEELSRVEVYESGKLLKNMEFKLAYGKVEEDIALDKGATIRFVTNDEGWMKIRNPYLIKGSNILPLYSYPLVPGFVQKFMMERDLLVYVKELSFKQDIDIAGENPFKPFGVEGFTVKRYSNLSSIFGSQILYKEEIDSRYHLQLNLQYDSISKLLPGESQRNNISHAIAAYPKDWSWEIGEIYSIHGPRILTNMDFKLYGRFYDIDNKLYPDERYFEIPFEVIKEEQEILNLGEDQWINIRYSKNEENQIVMSYNSWIESKRYNLEPGKYNISIRAQGSLLEGEYSKLRIRDSYLKEIAVIDLGDTNKVYSIPYKVDEKEEGISFILELINYDTKEDIGDRRVFLEDWIRVE, encoded by the coding sequence ATGAAAAATAGGATAGAAAGTTTTATTCATGTGGTTTTGATTTTATTATTGCCCTTTATGTTTTATATTCATGTATCAGGAAGTCCCGTAAACATATCTCTTGGAGATATTTTTTTCCCTTTGGCTGGATTATTAGTTATCATTCACTTTAAAAGGCTATTAGATAAAAAAAGATGGCTCTATATTTTTTATTTTTTGGGGCTTATTTTAAGCTTATTTTTATCCCATGTTTTTGTTCAAAGAAATGAAGGTATTTTATCCATACCTTATATGGGTATGATTATGGAGATTGTTAAGACTGCCATTGTCGGTGGGTATTTCTATATAGCTTATATGTTCATAAAGGATTCAAGAAAGTATCAATTAGCCTTATACACTTTATCCATAGGAAGTATTCCTGTGGGTATTATTGCTATGGGCGCATATATTTCTCATTTGTTAGAAAAACCTTTTTTTATTAAAACTTTTGCGCTGGAGGGGTATAGCGGCAGAGTTGTGGGGACCTTCGAAGATCCTAATTTATATGCTTTTTATCTTATTATGATTTTTTATATTAGTTTATGGAATTCTAGAATTATCCGTAATAAATTGGCATCATTTGGTATGATTTTAATTAGTGGTTTTTCTGTTATTCTTCTTGTTATGACTATGTCTAGGAGTGGCTGGGTGGCTTTTGGACTTTCTTTAGTTATATTTGTATTGATTAATATAAAGCATATAACTAAGCAGTCCATAGGGGCTGTTTTGGTTATTTTATGTATTGTTTTTATAGGTGTTCATATAGATTACTCCATCCATGGGGGTAAGATTGTTAAGACGGTAATGGATAGGGTTGAAAATTCCCTTATGCAAGGGGAAGAGGTGGATAGATTTCAGTTAACCAAGGCAGCCCTTAAGATGGGGAATGATAACTTTTTATTTGGAATAGGGAAGGGGAATTTCCCCCTTAATTCTTATATTTATTTGGGAGAAGATAATGTAAATTATAAAAACCAATATATTCCCCATAATACTTTGGTGGGAACTTATGCTCAGCAGGGTATTGTTGGACTAGTTATTTTTTTGATTTTGCCCTTATATATTTTGTATAAGATGTTTAAGTCAAAGCGAAAGCAAAATCTATATATGTTCCCGTTACTTATAGGATTTTTGGTGCAGTCTTTTGCCATTAATGTCGAGAATGTTAGGTTTGTATGGTTTTTATTAGGATTACTATTAGCCGGTACGGAATTAGATAAGGATATAGAAATTAACGAATCCAAAAAAAGGCAGGGAAGAAGTTACTGGATTGGTCTAGTAATATTATCGGCCATCCTGATTGCTCTATATATAAATGCTGCTAGATATATATATGTTAATATAGCTGCCTATAGGGGAAATATTATTGAGAAAACGGTATCAGTGCCGCAAAGGGGAATATATACCCTGTCCTTTGATATACAGACCAATGAGGAGTTAAGCAGGGTTGAAGTATACGAGAGTGGTAAATTATTAAAAAATATGGAGTTCAAATTGGCTTATGGTAAGGTAGAGGAGGATATTGCCCTTGATAAGGGAGCCACCATTAGATTTGTAACTAATGATGAAGGCTGGATGAAGATACGAAATCCTTATCTTATTAAGGGGAGCAACATCCTTCCTCTTTACTCTTATCCCTTAGTACCTGGATTTGTTCAGAAATTTATGATGGAAAGGGATTTACTAGTCTATGTTAAAGAGCTAAGCTTTAAGCAGGATATAGATATTGCTGGGGAAAATCCATTTAAACCGTTTGGGGTAGAGGGATTTACGGTAAAAAGATATTCGAATCTTAGTTCTATATTCGGATCTCAGATTTTATATAAAGAAGAAATAGACTCTAGGTATCATTTGCAATTAAATCTTCAATACGATTCTATTTCTAAATTGCTACCAGGGGAATCTCAGCGAAATAATATATCCCATGCCATTGCCGCATATCCTAAGGATTGGAGCTGGGAAATAGGAGAAATCTATAGCATCCATGGACCAAGAATATTAACCAACATGGATTTTAAGCTTTATGGTCGTTTTTATGATATTGATAATAAGCTCTATCCCGATGAAAGATACTTTGAAATCCCATTTGAAGTAATAAAAGAGGAGCAGGAGATTCTAAATCTAGGAGAAGATCAGTGGATTAATATTCGATACAGTAAAAATGAAGAAAATCAGATTGTTATGTCCTATAATAGCTGGATTGAAAGTAAAAGATACAACCTAGAACCGGGGAAGTATAATATTTCAATAAGGGCTCAGGGTTCTTTATTAGAAGGAGAATACTCTAAATTACGCATTAGAGATAGTTATCTTAAGGAAATAGCTGTAATAGACTTAGGTGATACTAATAAGGTTTATTCTATCCCTTACAAGGTAGATGAAAAGGAAGAAGGAATTAGCTTTATTCTAGAATTAATTAATTATGATACTAAAGAGGATATAGGAGATAGACGGGTTTTCTTGGAGGATTGGATAAGAGTTGAGTAG